In one window of Methanosarcina vacuolata Z-761 DNA:
- the nadC gene encoding carboxylating nicotinate-nucleotide diphosphorylase encodes MLIKEVESFIEEDLGYDDVSCTIVPDKPAEAIIFTKEDCTVAGIKEAESIFCYLGIQAETTLKDGDRLKEGEIIFRVKGGAVSILRAERLALNFLGHLSGIATLTRVCVDTVRKYSVTTRVACTRKTTPGLRKFEKLAVAAGGGDTHRFNLSDSVMIKDNHVKLMGIEAAIEAAKKTSFTRKIEVEVESVEHAVLAAELGADIIMLDNMKPEAIQKTLQTLNRKGLRNSVIVEASGGISQENLESYAKTEVDVISMGSLIHKSRWIDMSLEIVK; translated from the coding sequence ATGCTTATCAAAGAGGTTGAAAGCTTTATAGAAGAAGATCTGGGATACGATGATGTCTCGTGCACCATTGTACCTGACAAACCTGCAGAAGCTATTATTTTCACAAAGGAAGACTGTACTGTTGCGGGGATTAAAGAAGCCGAATCAATTTTTTGCTATCTTGGAATTCAGGCTGAAACCACTCTTAAAGACGGTGATCGCCTAAAAGAAGGGGAGATCATTTTCAGGGTAAAGGGAGGAGCAGTATCCATTCTCAGGGCAGAGAGATTGGCCCTTAATTTCCTCGGGCACCTTAGCGGGATTGCCACTCTTACCCGGGTATGCGTGGATACGGTAAGGAAGTATTCCGTGACTACAAGGGTGGCCTGCACCAGAAAAACCACTCCCGGTTTAAGGAAGTTCGAAAAGCTGGCTGTAGCTGCAGGCGGAGGAGACACTCACAGGTTTAACCTCTCTGACTCGGTTATGATTAAGGATAACCATGTCAAACTAATGGGAATAGAAGCCGCAATTGAGGCCGCAAAAAAAACCAGCTTCACCCGGAAAATAGAAGTCGAGGTCGAGTCTGTAGAACACGCTGTACTCGCTGCAGAACTTGGAGCTGATATTATAATGCTGGACAATATGAAGCCTGAAGCTATCCAAAAAACTCTCCAAACACTTAACAGAAAAGGGCTTCGAAACTCAGTTATTGTGGAGGCATCCGGAGGAATTTCCCAAGAAAACCTTGAAAGTTATGCAAAAACAGAAGTAGATGTCATCTCTATGGGCTCCCTTATCCATAAATCAAGATGGATAGATATGAGCCTGGAAATCGTAAAATAA
- a CDS encoding iron ABC transporter substrate-binding protein: MKVNYSNNIYKIMFIGLLIAALVVASGCADKSSSDKDQNGSASAEASGVSGADKAAESGAFTLTDGFGREVTIPENVTRVVCSGAGCLRYLVYLQAQDDVVGVDSMEKKENKNEGRPYVYANPQLKNYPLIGEARGKDDPEKIIEVNPQVILKSSMIGQAAAPTATEAEVLQDKTGIPVVSFPYGSLNNETQKAEVYSSLRIMGKAVGKQERAEEVINYINATMQDLENRTADIPESERKTAYIGGVGMAGAHGIIATEPAYAPFLWVNAKNVAAGMGTEHADIAKEALIDWDPEYIFIDVGTLQLGNEGAIGELKNDTSLAGLSAVKNKKVYGVIPYNFYSTNYESVLADAYFIGKVLYPDRFEDIDPEAKADEIYTFFVGKPVFSDLNGNYSNMGFKQILQ, translated from the coding sequence ATGAAGGTTAATTATAGTAATAACATATATAAAATTATGTTTATAGGATTGCTCATTGCTGCCCTGGTAGTGGCTTCAGGATGTGCAGACAAGTCCTCATCTGATAAGGATCAGAACGGATCAGCTTCAGCAGAAGCTTCCGGAGTTTCAGGCGCCGACAAGGCAGCAGAATCTGGAGCGTTTACACTCACGGATGGGTTTGGCAGGGAAGTCACCATACCTGAAAATGTCACCAGGGTTGTTTGCTCAGGAGCCGGGTGCCTGCGTTACCTCGTATACCTGCAGGCTCAGGATGACGTAGTAGGGGTTGACAGCATGGAAAAAAAGGAAAACAAAAACGAGGGTCGCCCCTATGTATATGCGAATCCCCAGCTCAAAAACTATCCTCTGATTGGAGAGGCCAGGGGTAAAGACGACCCTGAGAAAATCATTGAAGTTAACCCTCAGGTTATCCTGAAATCCAGTATGATTGGACAGGCAGCAGCACCTACTGCCACTGAAGCCGAAGTCCTTCAGGACAAAACCGGTATCCCTGTGGTCTCATTCCCTTACGGGTCTTTGAATAATGAGACACAGAAAGCCGAAGTGTACAGCTCTCTGAGGATAATGGGCAAGGCAGTAGGCAAACAGGAAAGAGCAGAGGAAGTAATCAATTATATCAATGCTACGATGCAGGATCTTGAAAACAGGACTGCCGACATTCCGGAATCTGAAAGAAAAACTGCCTATATTGGCGGGGTCGGTATGGCTGGAGCTCATGGAATAATCGCTACAGAACCTGCTTACGCACCATTCCTCTGGGTGAATGCAAAGAATGTCGCAGCCGGAATGGGCACAGAGCATGCGGATATTGCTAAGGAGGCACTCATAGACTGGGATCCCGAGTATATATTTATCGATGTTGGTACCCTCCAGCTTGGTAACGAAGGTGCAATTGGAGAACTGAAGAATGATACATCCCTTGCAGGACTCTCGGCTGTGAAAAATAAAAAAGTCTATGGAGTAATCCCTTATAATTTCTACAGCACCAACTATGAGTCCGTACTTGCAGACGCTTATTTTATCGGGAAAGTGCTCTATCCGGACAGGTTTGAAGATATCGATCCGGAAGCAAAAGCTGACGAAATATACACTTTCTTCGTTGGTAAACCTGTATTTTCAGATCTTAACGGAAATTACAGTAATATGGGCTTTAAACAAATTCTGCAATAA
- a CDS encoding iron ABC transporter substrate-binding protein — protein MKFNYSNKLSKVILIGILIAALIVTSGCTNKSTSSDNGSSPSETSGVSDADKAAESGALTLKDGFDREVTIPENVERVVCSGAGCLRYLVYLQAQDDVVGVDSLEKEESAFEGRPYALANPQLKDYPLIGEFRGKDDPEKIIAISPQVILKTGTSGQSAATNGADADTLQNKTGIPVVMFPYGSLKNEEQKAEMYNSLRIMGQVVGKQERAEEVINYINATMQDLENRTADIPESERKTAYIGGVSMAGAHGIISTEPAYPPFLWVNANNVAAGMGADHADIAKEALVDWDPEYIFIDIGTLQVGNEGAIGELKNDTSLSGLSAVKNKKVYGVIPYNYYSTNYESVLANAYFVGKVLYPDRFEDIDPEAKADEIYTFFLGKPVFSELNGQYDNLGFKSIPL, from the coding sequence ATGAAATTTAATTATAGTAACAAATTATCTAAAGTTATTTTAATTGGAATACTCATTGCTGCCCTTATAGTGACTTCAGGGTGCACGAACAAATCCACATCTAGTGATAATGGATCGTCTCCATCAGAAACTTCGGGAGTTTCGGACGCTGATAAGGCAGCAGAATCTGGAGCGTTGACACTCAAGGACGGATTTGACAGGGAAGTTACCATACCTGAAAATGTGGAGCGGGTTGTTTGCTCGGGAGCCGGATGCCTGCGTTATCTTGTATACCTGCAGGCTCAGGACGATGTAGTAGGAGTTGATAGCTTAGAGAAAGAGGAAAGCGCGTTTGAAGGTCGTCCCTATGCCCTTGCAAACCCGCAGCTCAAAGATTATCCTCTTATTGGAGAATTCAGAGGCAAAGATGATCCTGAAAAGATAATTGCCATCAGCCCCCAGGTCATCCTGAAAACCGGGACAAGCGGCCAGTCGGCAGCAACCAATGGTGCTGATGCCGATACGCTTCAGAATAAAACTGGCATTCCTGTTGTCATGTTCCCTTACGGCTCTTTAAAGAACGAGGAACAGAAAGCCGAAATGTACAATTCACTCCGTATAATGGGTCAGGTAGTAGGCAAACAGGAAAGAGCAGAGGAAGTAATCAATTATATCAATGCTACAATGCAAGACCTGGAAAACAGGACTGCCGACATTCCGGAATCCGAAAGAAAGACTGCCTATATTGGTGGTGTGAGTATGGCTGGAGCTCATGGGATAATCTCAACGGAACCTGCTTATCCTCCATTCCTCTGGGTGAATGCAAATAATGTTGCAGCCGGAATGGGTGCAGATCATGCGGATATTGCCAAAGAAGCACTTGTAGACTGGGACCCAGAGTACATATTTATCGATATCGGCACTCTCCAGGTTGGTAACGAAGGAGCAATTGGAGAGCTTAAGAATGATACGTCTCTCTCAGGACTCTCGGCTGTAAAGAATAAAAAGGTCTATGGAGTGATTCCATACAACTACTACAGCACCAATTATGAGTCCGTACTTGCAAACGCTTATTTTGTAGGAAAAGTGCTCTATCCGGACAGGTTTGAAGATATCGATCCGGAAGCAAAAGCCGACGAAATTTATACATTCTTCCTTGGTAAACCTGTATTCTCTGAACTTAATGGACAGTACGACAACCTTGGGTTCAAATCAATTCCACTATGA
- a CDS encoding 30S ribosomal protein S15 — protein sequence MAKMHTKRKGKSASTRPIRTEPPEWCKISAEEVTTITLDLWKQGVSTSEIGMTLRDRYGVPDAKLVTGKKITAILKENNALPNVPEDLTNLIVKALRLRKHLSVNKKDVHNKRALNLTESKIRRLVKYYQQEKVLPRDWFYKPETAEMMITR from the coding sequence ATGGCAAAAATGCATACCAAAAGAAAAGGCAAGTCTGCTTCCACCAGGCCAATCAGAACCGAGCCGCCTGAGTGGTGCAAGATCAGCGCAGAAGAAGTTACTACAATCACTCTTGACCTCTGGAAACAGGGTGTCTCTACTTCCGAAATCGGGATGACTTTAAGGGACCGTTACGGGGTTCCTGATGCCAAGCTTGTCACAGGTAAGAAGATCACAGCCATTCTTAAGGAGAACAATGCTCTTCCAAACGTTCCGGAAGACCTTACCAATCTGATTGTGAAAGCCCTGAGGCTCAGGAAGCACCTTTCTGTTAACAAGAAAGACGTCCACAACAAGCGTGCCCTTAACCTTACTGAATCCAAGATCAGAAGGCTTGTTAAGTACTACCAGCAGGAAAAGGTACTTCCGAGAGACTGGTTCTACAAACCTGAAACTGCAGAAATGATGATTACCAGGTAA
- a CDS encoding FecCD family ABC transporter permease, giving the protein MHFAKGAVPEDYLVYIRRKYFWLMGGLLFLFIMLIYSISVGEVTIPPNEVLQTITGHSVSTKWDLIIWNIRLPQALAAIVAGAGLSVAGVAMQSILRNPIASPFTLGISNAGAFGAAVSVVVLGTGKMQSTVANAVTINNPYLTTTVALFFCLLATGVILLISSIRGASPEVMVLAGVALSSLFTAGTAFLQYFADDTQLAAVVFWTFGDVGRVTWTELEIMAGVVLLAVIFFVANCWNYNAIDAGDETAKGLGVNVERTRLVGMVIAALVSAVIVAFLGVIGFIGLVCPHMVRRVIGDDQRYLIPGSTLFGGILLLASDTAARLIISPYVLPVSILTAFMGAPVFIYLLLKGYKR; this is encoded by the coding sequence GTGCATTTTGCCAAAGGGGCAGTTCCAGAAGATTATCTTGTGTACATACGCAGAAAATACTTCTGGCTAATGGGGGGGCTTCTGTTCCTCTTCATTATGCTTATTTACTCGATCTCGGTAGGAGAAGTGACAATACCACCTAATGAAGTGCTGCAAACCATAACGGGACACAGCGTTTCTACAAAATGGGATTTAATTATCTGGAACATCCGGCTCCCTCAAGCTCTGGCTGCAATAGTTGCAGGAGCCGGGCTCTCGGTTGCAGGGGTTGCAATGCAGTCTATACTGCGTAATCCCATTGCATCTCCTTTCACGCTTGGAATTTCAAATGCCGGTGCTTTCGGAGCTGCAGTGTCTGTTGTGGTCCTCGGTACCGGAAAAATGCAGTCCACAGTTGCAAATGCTGTGACAATCAACAACCCTTACCTGACAACAACGGTAGCTCTTTTCTTTTGCCTTCTTGCGACAGGAGTGATCCTGCTAATCTCGAGCATACGGGGGGCTTCGCCCGAGGTAATGGTACTTGCAGGAGTTGCGCTTTCTTCCCTCTTTACCGCAGGCACGGCATTCCTCCAGTACTTTGCTGACGATACCCAGCTTGCAGCAGTCGTTTTCTGGACTTTTGGCGATGTCGGAAGAGTAACCTGGACGGAACTTGAGATAATGGCTGGCGTTGTGTTGCTTGCAGTTATATTCTTCGTTGCCAATTGCTGGAACTATAATGCCATAGATGCAGGCGATGAGACCGCAAAGGGTCTCGGTGTCAATGTGGAAAGGACAAGGTTAGTAGGCATGGTAATCGCAGCCCTGGTCTCGGCAGTGATTGTTGCATTTCTTGGGGTTATAGGGTTTATAGGGCTGGTCTGTCCTCATATGGTCAGAAGGGTCATAGGGGATGACCAGCGTTACCTGATACCTGGCTCTACTCTGTTTGGAGGAATCCTGCTTCTGGCATCAGACACGGCGGCAAGGCTTATAATATCACCATATGTGCTTCCCGTATCTATTCTTACTGCTTTCATGGGAGCACCGGTTTTCATATACTTACTTCTTAAGGGGTACAAACGATGA
- the nadA gene encoding quinolinate synthase NadA: MQQAELIKRIKELKIKRNAVILAHYYSRPEVQDIADFVGDSLGLSQEAVRQTADVIVFCGVHFMGESAAILCPDKTVLLPEIDATCPMADMVDIEGLRREKEKHPDAVVVCYVNSSAAIKAESYICCTSANAVEVVNSLEADEVIFVPDKNLAAYVEARTDKKIIPWEGHCPTHHQILREDVLKMKEKHPEAKFIAHPECRPEVLDLADHIASTRGMIMYAKNSPAKEFIIGTECGLLHGLHKAAPEKKHYCISEFACCPSMKMVNLEKVLVSLEKVQHIVTVPYDVRIKAKEALDRMLAVKIR, encoded by the coding sequence ATGCAGCAAGCAGAGCTAATAAAAAGGATCAAAGAACTCAAAATAAAACGAAATGCAGTTATTCTTGCTCATTACTATTCCCGTCCTGAGGTTCAGGATATTGCAGATTTTGTAGGAGACTCACTGGGCCTTAGCCAGGAAGCTGTCCGTCAGACTGCTGATGTCATTGTTTTTTGCGGCGTCCATTTTATGGGAGAAAGCGCTGCAATTCTCTGTCCTGATAAAACAGTCCTCCTCCCCGAAATTGATGCCACCTGCCCGATGGCAGACATGGTGGATATTGAAGGTCTCAGGAGAGAAAAAGAAAAACATCCTGATGCCGTGGTGGTCTGCTATGTCAACAGCTCGGCTGCCATTAAAGCTGAATCTTACATCTGCTGTACGTCTGCAAATGCCGTAGAGGTGGTAAACTCCCTGGAAGCTGATGAGGTTATTTTTGTGCCTGATAAAAACCTGGCTGCCTATGTAGAAGCCAGGACTGACAAAAAAATTATTCCCTGGGAGGGGCACTGTCCAACGCACCACCAGATCCTGAGAGAGGATGTCCTCAAAATGAAGGAAAAACATCCTGAAGCTAAGTTTATTGCACATCCCGAATGCCGCCCCGAGGTTCTGGATCTTGCAGACCATATAGCAAGCACGCGAGGGATGATAATGTATGCAAAAAACTCTCCTGCAAAAGAGTTCATTATAGGTACGGAATGCGGACTCCTTCATGGGCTACATAAGGCAGCTCCCGAAAAGAAACACTACTGCATATCGGAATTTGCCTGCTGTCCGAGCATGAAAATGGTTAATCTTGAAAAAGTCCTGGTCTCTCTTGAAAAAGTCCAGCACATAGTCACTGTCCCGTACGATGTGAGGATCAAAGCAAAAGAAGCACTTGATCGAATGCTCGCAGTAAAAATTCGATAA
- a CDS encoding PGF-pre-PGF domain-containing protein, translating to MKAGFCNSLFYIMLIMLIILGMAPGMVHALGDNESSVSDSGSSDTGDSVSDSGSSDSGDSVSDSGSSDTDTGDSNTDKGDSDSVSDNGSSDSGSDNGSSDSGSDNGSSDSGSDNGSSDSGSDNGSSDSGSDNGNSSTDPNDGGSDSGSDNGSLDPGSDNGSLDPGSDNGSLDPGSDNGSLDPGSDNGSLDPGSDNESSDPGSDNESSDTGDSVSDNKSSDTGNSDSGDANSGESSDSGNSGTKNSDTVSSDTSSDTGNSDTKNSDTVSSDTSSDTQNSDNTSSDNESSGTESSDTISADNESSDTGNDDSNSSSNSGMTLVSSEPATNIAVRELATESIISGYPVQFNFAKNATCIVQIEFDPKKTFRKTTTVVEELKNRSTLVPTSPEGTAYKYVNIWVGDRGAGLPTSIKSGFVEFKVEKAWIKDNNISEAQVILQRYDNNWQPLYTEKVGEDENYIYFKSETPGYSFFAITEYTGQNIMKISGAGKIQETLRNLGTEGRAVLYGSAGNESSMIKNPMGAARILMAISLPLFMLLVGYGIFKKKI from the coding sequence ATGAAAGCCGGTTTTTGTAATTCACTATTTTATATAATGTTGATAATGCTAATAATCCTCGGAATGGCTCCCGGCATGGTACATGCTCTGGGGGACAACGAAAGCTCAGTCTCAGATAGTGGAAGTTCAGATACAGGAGATTCAGTCTCAGACAGTGGAAGTTCAGATTCAGGAGATTCAGTCTCAGACAGTGGAAGTTCAGACACGGATACTGGAGACTCAAACACAGACAAAGGGGATTCAGACTCTGTATCCGATAATGGAAGTTCAGATTCTGGATCTGATAATGGAAGTTCAGACTCTGGATCTGATAATGGAAGTTCAGATTCTGGATCCGATAACGGAAGTTCAGACTCTGGATCTGATAATGGAAGTTCAGATTCTGGATCCGATAACGGAAATTCAAGCACTGATCCGAATGATGGAGGTTCAGACTCCGGATCTGATAATGGAAGTTTAGACCCTGGATCTGATAACGGAAGTTTAGACCCTGGATCAGATAATGGAAGTTTAGACCCTGGATCTGATAACGGAAGTTTAGACCCTGGATCAGATAATGGAAGTTTAGACCCTGGATCAGATAATGAAAGTTCAGACCCTGGATCAGATAATGAAAGTTCGGATACAGGAGATTCGGTTTCAGATAATAAAAGTTCAGATACAGGAAATTCAGACTCCGGTGACGCAAACTCAGGCGAAAGTTCAGATAGTGGAAATTCAGGCACCAAAAACTCGGATACCGTAAGCTCAGATACAAGTTCGGATACTGGGAACTCAGACACCAAAAACTCGGATACCGTAAGCTCAGATACAAGTTCGGATACTCAAAACTCGGATAACACAAGTTCAGATAATGAAAGTTCAGGTACCGAAAGTTCGGATACTATAAGTGCAGATAACGAGAGTTCCGATACAGGAAATGATGACTCAAATTCTTCTAGCAATTCGGGTATGACTCTTGTTTCCAGTGAGCCCGCGACCAATATTGCTGTTAGGGAACTTGCCACCGAGAGTATCATAAGTGGATATCCTGTCCAATTCAATTTTGCAAAAAATGCTACATGCATCGTACAGATTGAATTTGACCCGAAAAAGACGTTCAGAAAAACAACAACAGTTGTAGAAGAACTTAAAAACAGATCTACCCTTGTCCCGACTTCTCCTGAAGGCACAGCATATAAATATGTGAATATCTGGGTAGGAGATCGTGGAGCAGGGCTGCCTACTTCCATTAAAAGTGGGTTTGTGGAGTTCAAGGTTGAGAAGGCATGGATCAAAGATAATAATATAAGTGAGGCTCAGGTAATCCTTCAAAGATATGATAATAACTGGCAGCCACTTTACACGGAAAAAGTTGGAGAAGACGAGAATTATATTTACTTTAAATCGGAAACTCCTGGATATTCCTTCTTTGCAATTACGGAATATACCGGGCAAAATATAATGAAAATCAGTGGGGCAGGAAAAATACAGGAAACCCTTAGAAACCTGGGAACCGAAGGAAGAGCAGTTCTTTACGGAAGTGCAGGAAATGAGAGCAGTATGATAAAGAATCCAATGGGAGCAGCCAGGATACTTATGGCAATTTCCTTACCGCTTTTCATGCTGCTTGTTGGATATGGCATATTTAAGAAAAAGATCTGA
- a CDS encoding aspartate dehydrogenase, which yields MLKIGVIGCGFIGGQICKAIDKGVINAELYAISDSSKSKVLELTASLKRYSPASMTIEELLQNVDFVIESASQKAVRLIVPQALEAGRDVMVMSVGALADEELRERLFRLAEQNNCKLYFPSGAVAGIDGINSASAAGISSVTLTTRKPPMGLVGAPHVEALGIKLETIEKETLLFEGTASEAVKAFPANVNVAATISLAGIGFERTKVRVIADPTLSRNVHEITVEGEFGKLSTRVENLPSPENPKTSYLAALSAISTLKKILSPVQIGT from the coding sequence ATGCTGAAAATAGGAGTTATTGGTTGCGGATTTATTGGTGGACAGATTTGCAAGGCTATTGACAAAGGAGTTATTAACGCGGAGTTGTATGCTATCTCCGACTCTTCTAAGAGCAAAGTCCTGGAACTTACAGCCTCCCTGAAAAGGTACAGTCCTGCTTCAATGACGATTGAGGAACTACTGCAAAATGTAGACTTTGTTATAGAAAGTGCCTCTCAAAAAGCTGTCAGGTTAATAGTACCGCAGGCTCTTGAAGCTGGGCGCGATGTCATGGTTATGAGTGTAGGCGCTCTTGCGGACGAAGAACTCAGAGAAAGGCTCTTCAGACTTGCAGAGCAGAATAACTGCAAGCTCTATTTCCCTTCAGGCGCCGTTGCTGGTATCGATGGAATAAACTCTGCCTCAGCAGCGGGAATATCATCAGTTACCCTTACTACCAGAAAACCGCCTATGGGCCTTGTAGGGGCTCCCCATGTTGAAGCTCTGGGAATCAAGCTTGAAACAATCGAAAAAGAAACCCTGCTTTTTGAAGGGACTGCCTCGGAAGCAGTTAAAGCCTTTCCAGCAAATGTCAATGTTGCAGCCACAATAAGCCTGGCAGGCATAGGTTTTGAACGGACAAAAGTAAGAGTAATCGCTGACCCTACTCTGTCCAGAAATGTACATGAGATAACTGTAGAAGGCGAATTCGGGAAACTTTCCACAAGAGTCGAAAACCTTCCCTCCCCGGAAAATCCGAAAACCAGTTACCTTGCAGCCCTTTCTGCAATTTCCACCCTGAAAAAGATCCTGAGCCCGGTCCAGATCGGAACCTGA
- a CDS encoding ABC transporter ATP-binding protein, translating into MILSVEELEFLYRNRKILHEIAFSIEEGEIVAILGPNGVGKTTLLKCLNKILRPKGGTVHLDGNNLFDLGTMEIARLVGYVPQRVETGRLTAFDAVLLGRRPHIKWDVTVKDLQIVDSVFKLLSMEKLRLSYIDEMSGGELQKVAIARSLVQEPKVLLLDEPTSSLDMKNQVEILAIIRQIVLEHRIAAIMTMHDLNQALRYADRFIFMKEGKVHAQGGAEVITPKVIEEVYGLPVIIGEIAGMRCVVPGSPEVALVHNL; encoded by the coding sequence ATGATACTTTCAGTAGAGGAACTTGAATTTTTGTATCGAAACCGTAAAATTCTCCATGAAATAGCTTTTTCCATCGAGGAAGGAGAAATTGTAGCAATCCTTGGGCCCAATGGGGTTGGTAAGACTACACTTTTAAAATGTCTTAACAAAATTCTCCGCCCAAAAGGGGGAACAGTTCATCTTGATGGAAATAACCTTTTTGACCTAGGAACAATGGAGATCGCACGCCTTGTTGGGTATGTTCCCCAGCGGGTGGAAACAGGAAGGCTGACAGCTTTTGATGCAGTCCTGCTTGGAAGACGGCCCCATATCAAGTGGGACGTTACCGTAAAAGACCTTCAAATAGTCGATTCTGTCTTCAAGTTACTTTCCATGGAAAAACTCCGCCTTTCATATATCGATGAAATGAGCGGCGGAGAACTCCAGAAGGTCGCAATTGCACGTTCACTCGTACAGGAGCCAAAAGTCCTCCTCCTTGACGAACCTACAAGCAGCCTTGATATGAAAAATCAGGTTGAGATTCTGGCCATTATCAGGCAGATTGTCCTTGAGCACAGAATTGCAGCCATAATGACAATGCATGACCTTAACCAGGCCCTCAGGTACGCAGACCGGTTTATTTTCATGAAGGAGGGAAAAGTCCACGCGCAAGGGGGCGCCGAGGTAATTACACCTAAGGTGATCGAGGAAGTGTATGGCTTGCCTGTAATTATCGGGGAGATTGCAGGTATGCGCTGTGTGGTTCCTGGAAGCCCTGAAGTAGCACTTGTACATAACCTGTAA